A stretch of the Papaver somniferum cultivar HN1 chromosome 6, ASM357369v1, whole genome shotgun sequence genome encodes the following:
- the LOC113288714 gene encoding 3-epi-6-deoxocathasterone 23-monooxygenase-like isoform X1, giving the protein MMKNWVLLGFWVLVILSVGYWWWRKYSSKRMKKKEKQQGEINSHDDIGGTIPKGSSGWPFIGETLDFISCGYTSRPVSFMDKRVPLYGKVFKSHLLGRPIIVSTDPDVNKFVLQNINGNTFVPYYPKSITELFGKSSILQMNGILQRRVHGLIGGFLKSPQLKARITKEIENFVDLTMNTWTSNRTIYIQEETKNITFPVLVRVLMSVSPGKDMEFLRREFGEFIKGLVCLPIKLPGTRLYKSLKAKERLMKMVKEVLEKKKMKMETSRDEDEGFVVADAADALLLDSGESNDMQRLPLDFIKGNLIEMMIPGEDSVPMVMTLAVKYLSHNQVALQQLKEENMELKKQKANLGEDYVWTDYMSLPFTQNVISETLRMANIINGVWRKALKDVQIKGYLIPKGWCVLASFSSVHMDEENYDNPYEFDPWRWQQQNKQGRSGNCFTPFGGGHRLCPGLEFSRLEIAIFLHHLVTRFRWVIDEEDYTVNFPTVKMRRKLPITVTPFI; this is encoded by the exons atgatgaagaactGGGTGTTATTAGGATTCTGGGTTCTGGTTATTTTAAGTGTTGGATATTGGTGGTGGAGGAAATACAGTAGCAAAAggatgaagaaaaaagaaaaacagcaaGGAGAGATTAACAGTCATGATGATATTGGTGGTACAATTCCAAAGGGAAGTTCAGGATGGCCATTCATTGGAGAAACTCTTGACTTCATTTCTTGTGGTTATACTTCTAGACCTGTTAGCTTCATGGATAAACGCGTACCCTT gtatggAAAAGTATTCAAGTCACATCTTTTGGGTAGACCTATAATTGTGTCAACAGACCCTGATGTGAACAAATTTGTTTTGCAGAACATAAATGGAAATACATTTGTTCCGTATTATCCCAAATCTATTACAgaattgtttggtaaatcttcGATATTGCAAATGAATGGTATTCTTCAAAGAAGAGTGCATGGGTTGATTGGTGGTTTTCTTAAGTCTCCTCAGCTTAAAGCTAGAATTACAAAAGAAATTGAGAATTTTGTTGATCTCACCATGAATACTTGGACGAGTAATCGAACTATTTACatccaagaagaaacaaaaaat ATTACATTTCCGGTACTGGTTAGGGTTTTGATGAGTGTAAGTCCAGGGAAAGACATGGAGTTTCTGAGAAGAGAATTTGGAGAATTCATTAAAGGCCTGGTTTGTTTACCTATTAAACTTCCAGGTACCAGGCTATACAAATCTTTGAAG GCTAAGGAGAGGTTGATGAAAATGGTGAAAGAAgtacttgagaagaagaaaatgaaaatggaGACAAGCAGAGATGAAGATGAGGGATTTGTTGTGGCAGACGCGGCAGATGCTTTGCTGCTTGATTCTGGAGAATCTAATGATATGCAGAGACTGCCGTTGGATTTCATAAAGGGCAATCTAATTGAGATGATGATCCCTGGTGAAGACTCTGTCCCTATGGTTATGACTCTTGCCGTTAAATATCTCAGCCACAATCAAGTCGCTCTACAACAACTAAAG GAGGAAAATATGGAGTTAAAGAAGCAAAAGGCTAATCTTGGTGAAGATTACGTTTGGACAGATTACATGTCATTGCCATTTACTCAAAAT GTGATTAGTGAAACTCTGAGAATGGCAAACATAATCAATGGTGTGTGGAGAAAAGCTCTCAAAGATGTTCAAATTAAAG GTTACTTGATACCTAAGGGTTGGTGTGTGTTAGCTTCTTTTAGTTCAGTTCACATGGATGAAGAGAATTATGACAACCCTTATGAATTTGATCCTTGGAGATGGCAGCAACAG AATAAACAAGGAAGAAGTGGCAACTGTTTTACACCATTTGGAGGTGGTCATCGACTTTGTCCGGGACTCGAATTCTCAAGACTAGAAATTGCAATCTTTCTGCATCATCTTGTAACTCGTTTCAG ATGGGTGATTGACGAGGAAGATTATACCGTCAACTTTCCAACTGTGAAGATGAGGCGAAAACTACCAATCACTGTCACACCATTTatatag
- the LOC113288714 gene encoding 3-epi-6-deoxocathasterone 23-monooxygenase-like isoform X2, with protein sequence MGVLDSFISWNPLVILLISVLNFFLQNINGNTFVPYYPKSITELFGKSSILQMNGILQRRVHGLIGGFLKSPQLKARITKEIENFVDLTMNTWTSNRTIYIQEETKNITFPVLVRVLMSVSPGKDMEFLRREFGEFIKGLVCLPIKLPGTRLYKSLKAKERLMKMVKEVLEKKKMKMETSRDEDEGFVVADAADALLLDSGESNDMQRLPLDFIKGNLIEMMIPGEDSVPMVMTLAVKYLSHNQVALQQLKEENMELKKQKANLGEDYVWTDYMSLPFTQNVISETLRMANIINGVWRKALKDVQIKGYLIPKGWCVLASFSSVHMDEENYDNPYEFDPWRWQQQNKQGRSGNCFTPFGGGHRLCPGLEFSRLEIAIFLHHLVTRFRWVIDEEDYTVNFPTVKMRRKLPITVTPFI encoded by the exons ATGGGGGTCCTTGATTCATTCATTTCATGGAATCCCTTAGTAATTTTATTGATTAgtgttcttaatttttttttgcag AACATAAATGGAAATACATTTGTTCCGTATTATCCCAAATCTATTACAgaattgtttggtaaatcttcGATATTGCAAATGAATGGTATTCTTCAAAGAAGAGTGCATGGGTTGATTGGTGGTTTTCTTAAGTCTCCTCAGCTTAAAGCTAGAATTACAAAAGAAATTGAGAATTTTGTTGATCTCACCATGAATACTTGGACGAGTAATCGAACTATTTACatccaagaagaaacaaaaaat ATTACATTTCCGGTACTGGTTAGGGTTTTGATGAGTGTAAGTCCAGGGAAAGACATGGAGTTTCTGAGAAGAGAATTTGGAGAATTCATTAAAGGCCTGGTTTGTTTACCTATTAAACTTCCAGGTACCAGGCTATACAAATCTTTGAAG GCTAAGGAGAGGTTGATGAAAATGGTGAAAGAAgtacttgagaagaagaaaatgaaaatggaGACAAGCAGAGATGAAGATGAGGGATTTGTTGTGGCAGACGCGGCAGATGCTTTGCTGCTTGATTCTGGAGAATCTAATGATATGCAGAGACTGCCGTTGGATTTCATAAAGGGCAATCTAATTGAGATGATGATCCCTGGTGAAGACTCTGTCCCTATGGTTATGACTCTTGCCGTTAAATATCTCAGCCACAATCAAGTCGCTCTACAACAACTAAAG GAGGAAAATATGGAGTTAAAGAAGCAAAAGGCTAATCTTGGTGAAGATTACGTTTGGACAGATTACATGTCATTGCCATTTACTCAAAAT GTGATTAGTGAAACTCTGAGAATGGCAAACATAATCAATGGTGTGTGGAGAAAAGCTCTCAAAGATGTTCAAATTAAAG GTTACTTGATACCTAAGGGTTGGTGTGTGTTAGCTTCTTTTAGTTCAGTTCACATGGATGAAGAGAATTATGACAACCCTTATGAATTTGATCCTTGGAGATGGCAGCAACAG AATAAACAAGGAAGAAGTGGCAACTGTTTTACACCATTTGGAGGTGGTCATCGACTTTGTCCGGGACTCGAATTCTCAAGACTAGAAATTGCAATCTTTCTGCATCATCTTGTAACTCGTTTCAG ATGGGTGATTGACGAGGAAGATTATACCGTCAACTTTCCAACTGTGAAGATGAGGCGAAAACTACCAATCACTGTCACACCATTTatatag
- the LOC113288715 gene encoding RNA-binding protein 28-like isoform X2: MGKRKRMEKDGADGGVKRTRDSEHSPSTVYVSGLPYDFTNDKLQETFSEVGPLRRWFLVTQKGSNVHKGFAYVTFADTKDANSAIELKNGALVGNRRIAVRHAMHRASLEQRRSKTNQDDSKKKEDKEDKDDKKKEDEDDISTDDVNDEKISDEHEREEVKGSRKALVTPSSPADNEKSSGKVKKTGKALVTSDSPAEKEKSSRKVKKTGKALAPSDSPAEKEKYAEKVKKTGKALVPSDSLSEKEKPSAEVQGTSKALLPPNSLPKKGKSSREVKDTGKAVVSSISAADKGKASEEIKGTGKAFVPPSIVAKGESSEKQRVARTVIFGGIASADIAEEVIRRAKEVGDWCSVTYPLPKQELELHALARDGCKMDAAAVLYKGVRSARVAVTKLHQQEIKGASVWARQLGGEGSKTAKWKLIVRNMPFEAKVSEIKELFSSAGFVWNVLIPQAPDTGRSKGFAFVTFTCKQDAESAIRTINGKKFGKRPIAVDWAIPKKIYTTGANAVDSYKDGLQDSEEEDDETSSDDMEDGDGDRKSQQPQTGDTTTKDSAVTENGVPVEVADFEEEFDIARKVFKSLTTSSGKGDLDSIGEDSALPPSKDVVTTTIEKAAAEVKPKWSGKTEMTEKEMLEEESDRQRSVFINNLPFDTVSEEVKQRFSKYGEVQSFWPVLHKVTRRPTGTGFLKFSTPAQADAAVAAAQTTGDSGIFLKGRQLTVFKALDRKSANDKKLEKAKTGDVDQRNLYLAKEGVILDGSPAAEGVSAHDMNKRQALEKSKNVKLQSPNFHVSKTRLIVYNVPKTVSEKQLKKIFIDAVLSRASKQTPVVQQVKIIKDSKDAKVPKNHSRGVAFIEFTEHQHALVALRVLNNNPETFGPEHRPIVQFSLEDIRTLKLRQKKLEYWQARSGTEALPRPATSQRADTQNNDTNKLGKLKSRGGNFSSKEMGEDKQGDGENVAPDGSSDRETPAGKKFKGTPARERKTKFAAKGKAEDSTEKPKKNKPSKLENKEAPELKSKENAETGQKKRKFPDEMNLMQPREGKRPNKTKRRSKSGGDEVVDKLDVLIEKYTSKFSQHNSNKTAVPGEKQGSRQLKRWFS, from the exons ATGGGGAAGAGGAAAAGGATGGAAAAAGATGGTGCTGATGGTGGTGTTAAACGTACAAGAGATAGTGAACACTCACCTTCAACAGTCTACGTTAGCGGCTTACCCTACGATTTTACAAACGACAAG CTTCAAGAAACATTTAGTGAAGTTGGTCCCCTTAGGCGTTGGTTCCTTGTTACTCAAAAGG GATCAAATGTTCATAAAGGGTTTGCATACGTCACATT TGCTGATACAAAAGATGCCAACAGTGCCATTGAGCTGAAAAATGGTGCATTAGTTGGTAATAGGCGAATTGCAGTTAGACATGCCATGCATCGTGCGTCTCTTGAGCAACGGCGTTCAAAGACAAATCAAG ACGACTCTAAGAAAAAAGAGGACAAAGAGGACAAGGATGATAAGAAAAAAGAGGACGAGGATGATATTTCCACCGACGATGTCAATGATGAGAAGATTTCAGATGAACATGAAAGAG AGGAGGTAAAGGGAAGCCGTAAAGCTCTTGTAACTCCCAGTTCTCCTGCTGATAACGAGAAATCTTCAGGGAAGGTGAAGAAAACCGGTAAAGCTCTAGTTACATCCGATTCTCCTGCTGAGAAAGAGAAGTCTTCAAGGAAGGTGAAGAAAACCGGTAAAGCACTTGCTCCTTCCGATTCTCCTGCCGAGAAAGAGAAATATGCAGAGAAGGTGAAGAAAACTGGTAAAGCTCTTGTTCCATCTGATTCTCTCTCTGAGAAAGAGAAGCCTTCAGCGGAGGTGCAAGGAACCAGTAAAGCTCTTCTACCTCCCAATTCCCTTCCTAAGAAAGGGAAATCATCAAGAGAGGTGAAGGATACTGGTAAAGCTGTTGTTTCgtccatttctgctgctgataAAGGGAAGGCTTCAGAGGAGATTAAGGGAACCGGTAAAGCTTTTGTGCCTCCCAGTATTGTTGCTAAAGGGGAATCATCAGAAAAGCAGAG GGTTGCTAGAACAGTTATATTTGGTGGAATCGCAAGTGCTGATATTGCTGAAGAAGTTATTCGTCGTGCCAAAGAGGTTGGTGATTGGTGTTCTGTTACATATCCTCTCCCAAAACAAGAGCTTGAACTCCATG CGCTTGCTCGAGATGGATGCAAGATGGATGCTGCAGCTGTACTTTACAAGGGCGTTAGATCAGCTCGTGTTGCAGTTACTAAGTTGCATCAACAAGAGATAAAGGGTGCATCTGTTTGGGCACGTCAGTTGGGTGGAGAG GGTTCCAAGACTGCTAAATGGAAGCTTATTGTCAGAAATATGCCTTTTGAGGCAAAAGTCAGTGAGATTAAAGAACTTTTTTCATCAGCGGGTTTTGTGTGGAACGTGTTGATTCCTCAGGCTCCTGATACAGG AAGGTCCAAGGGATTTGCATTTGTTACCTTCACATGCAAGCAGGATGCTGAAAGT GCAATCCGTACAATaaatgggaaaaaatttggtAAAAGGCCCATCGCTGTTGATTGGGCTATCCCGAAGAAAATATACACCACTGGTGCTAATGCAGTTGATTCATATAAAGATG GACTACAAGATAGTGAAGAGGAGGATGATGAAACCAGTAGTGATGACATGGAAGATGGTGATGGTGATAGAAAATCCCAGCAACCTCAAACAGGGGATACTACTACAAAAGATTCTGCTGTTACTGAGAATGGTGTTCCGGTTGAAGTGGCTGATTTTGAGGAGGAATTTGACATTGCAAGGAAAGTTTTTAAGAGTTTGACCACATCCTCCGGAAAAGGAGACTTAGATTCTATTGGCGAAGATTCAGCTTTACCTCCAAGTAAAGATGTGGTAACTACTACAATTGAAAAGGCTGCAGCAGAGGTGAAACCTAAATGGTCTGGCAAGACTGAAATGACAGAGAAAGaaatgttggaagaagaaagcgATAGGCAGAGAAGTGTTTTCATAAACAATCTCCCATTTGATACTGTAAGTGAAGAGGTGAAGCAACGGTTCTCTAAATACGGGGAAGTGCAGTCATTTTGGCCTGTTCTTCACAAAGTCACCAG GCGGCCGACAGGGACTGGTTTTCTCAAGTTCAGTACACCAGCCCAGGCTGATGCTGCGGTTGCAGCAGCACAGACTACAGGTGACTCGGGGATTTTTCTGAAAGGCAGACAGCTAACTGTGTTTAAGGCCTTGGACAGGAAGTCAGCTAACGATAAGAAACTTGAAAAGGCAAAGACTGGGGATGTTGACCAACGCAACCTTTATCTTGCGAAG GAAGGCGTTATTCTCGATGGTTCACCTGCTGCTGAAGGTGTTTCAGCACATGATATGAATAAACGGCAAGC GTTGGAGAAGTCGAAGAATGTTAAGCTTCAATCTCCGAACTTTCATGTTTCAAAAACTAGACTCATCGTGTACAATGTGCCAAAGACAGTGTCTGAGAAGCAGCTTAAAAAGATTTTTATAGATGCAGTTCTTTCCAGAGCTAGCAAACAAACTCCCGTCGTTCAACAG GTAAAAATCATTAAGGATTCCAAGGATGCAAAAGTGCCCAAGAACCATTCACGTGGAGTAGCTTTCATTGAGTTCACGGAACATCAGCATGCACTTGTGGCCCTGAGAGTTCTTAATAATAATCCTG AAACTTTTGGCCCTGAGCATCGTCCCATTGTTCAGTTTTCCCTTGAAGATATCCGGACACTGAAACTACGTCAGAAGAAGTTAGAATATTGGCAGGCCCGTTCCGGCACAGAAGCCTTGCCACGACCTGCCACATCACAAAGGGCAGATACTCAAAATAACGACACAAACAAATTAGGAAAGCTCAAATCTCGAGGTGGTAACTTTTCATCCAAGGAAATGGGTGAAGATAAACAAGGGGACGGGGAAAATGTTGCACCTGATGGATCCAGCGATAGAGAAACTCCTGCAGGCAAAAAGTTCAAGGGTACCCCTGCAAGAGAAAGAAAGACCAAGTTTGCTGCAAAAGGTAAGGCGGAAGACTCAACAGAGAAACCCAAGAAGAATAAACCATCCAAGTTGGAGAATAAAGAAGCACCTGAATTGAAATCAAAGGAGAACGCCGAGACTGGTCAGAAAAAGAGGAAGTTTCCGGATGAAATGAATTTGATGCAACCAAGGGAAGGG
- the LOC113288715 gene encoding RNA-binding protein 28-like isoform X1, translated as MGKRKRMEKDGADGGVKRTRDSEHSPSTVYVSGLPYDFTNDKLQETFSEVGPLRRWFLVTQKGSNVHKGFAYVTFADTKDANSAIELKNGALVGNRRIAVRHAMHRASLEQRRSKTNQDDSKKKEDKEDKDDKKKEDEDDISTDDVNDEKISDEHERDSSEEVKGSRKALVTPSSPADNEKSSGKVKKTGKALVTSDSPAEKEKSSRKVKKTGKALAPSDSPAEKEKYAEKVKKTGKALVPSDSLSEKEKPSAEVQGTSKALLPPNSLPKKGKSSREVKDTGKAVVSSISAADKGKASEEIKGTGKAFVPPSIVAKGESSEKQRVARTVIFGGIASADIAEEVIRRAKEVGDWCSVTYPLPKQELELHALARDGCKMDAAAVLYKGVRSARVAVTKLHQQEIKGASVWARQLGGEGSKTAKWKLIVRNMPFEAKVSEIKELFSSAGFVWNVLIPQAPDTGRSKGFAFVTFTCKQDAESAIRTINGKKFGKRPIAVDWAIPKKIYTTGANAVDSYKDGLQDSEEEDDETSSDDMEDGDGDRKSQQPQTGDTTTKDSAVTENGVPVEVADFEEEFDIARKVFKSLTTSSGKGDLDSIGEDSALPPSKDVVTTTIEKAAAEVKPKWSGKTEMTEKEMLEEESDRQRSVFINNLPFDTVSEEVKQRFSKYGEVQSFWPVLHKVTRRPTGTGFLKFSTPAQADAAVAAAQTTGDSGIFLKGRQLTVFKALDRKSANDKKLEKAKTGDVDQRNLYLAKEGVILDGSPAAEGVSAHDMNKRQALEKSKNVKLQSPNFHVSKTRLIVYNVPKTVSEKQLKKIFIDAVLSRASKQTPVVQQVKIIKDSKDAKVPKNHSRGVAFIEFTEHQHALVALRVLNNNPETFGPEHRPIVQFSLEDIRTLKLRQKKLEYWQARSGTEALPRPATSQRADTQNNDTNKLGKLKSRGGNFSSKEMGEDKQGDGENVAPDGSSDRETPAGKKFKGTPARERKTKFAAKGKAEDSTEKPKKNKPSKLENKEAPELKSKENAETGQKKRKFPDEMNLMQPREGKRPNKTKRRSKSGGDEVVDKLDVLIEKYTSKFSQHNSNKTAVPGEKQGSRQLKRWFS; from the exons ATGGGGAAGAGGAAAAGGATGGAAAAAGATGGTGCTGATGGTGGTGTTAAACGTACAAGAGATAGTGAACACTCACCTTCAACAGTCTACGTTAGCGGCTTACCCTACGATTTTACAAACGACAAG CTTCAAGAAACATTTAGTGAAGTTGGTCCCCTTAGGCGTTGGTTCCTTGTTACTCAAAAGG GATCAAATGTTCATAAAGGGTTTGCATACGTCACATT TGCTGATACAAAAGATGCCAACAGTGCCATTGAGCTGAAAAATGGTGCATTAGTTGGTAATAGGCGAATTGCAGTTAGACATGCCATGCATCGTGCGTCTCTTGAGCAACGGCGTTCAAAGACAAATCAAG ACGACTCTAAGAAAAAAGAGGACAAAGAGGACAAGGATGATAAGAAAAAAGAGGACGAGGATGATATTTCCACCGACGATGTCAATGATGAGAAGATTTCAGATGAACATGAAAGAG ATTCTTCAGAGGAGGTAAAGGGAAGCCGTAAAGCTCTTGTAACTCCCAGTTCTCCTGCTGATAACGAGAAATCTTCAGGGAAGGTGAAGAAAACCGGTAAAGCTCTAGTTACATCCGATTCTCCTGCTGAGAAAGAGAAGTCTTCAAGGAAGGTGAAGAAAACCGGTAAAGCACTTGCTCCTTCCGATTCTCCTGCCGAGAAAGAGAAATATGCAGAGAAGGTGAAGAAAACTGGTAAAGCTCTTGTTCCATCTGATTCTCTCTCTGAGAAAGAGAAGCCTTCAGCGGAGGTGCAAGGAACCAGTAAAGCTCTTCTACCTCCCAATTCCCTTCCTAAGAAAGGGAAATCATCAAGAGAGGTGAAGGATACTGGTAAAGCTGTTGTTTCgtccatttctgctgctgataAAGGGAAGGCTTCAGAGGAGATTAAGGGAACCGGTAAAGCTTTTGTGCCTCCCAGTATTGTTGCTAAAGGGGAATCATCAGAAAAGCAGAG GGTTGCTAGAACAGTTATATTTGGTGGAATCGCAAGTGCTGATATTGCTGAAGAAGTTATTCGTCGTGCCAAAGAGGTTGGTGATTGGTGTTCTGTTACATATCCTCTCCCAAAACAAGAGCTTGAACTCCATG CGCTTGCTCGAGATGGATGCAAGATGGATGCTGCAGCTGTACTTTACAAGGGCGTTAGATCAGCTCGTGTTGCAGTTACTAAGTTGCATCAACAAGAGATAAAGGGTGCATCTGTTTGGGCACGTCAGTTGGGTGGAGAG GGTTCCAAGACTGCTAAATGGAAGCTTATTGTCAGAAATATGCCTTTTGAGGCAAAAGTCAGTGAGATTAAAGAACTTTTTTCATCAGCGGGTTTTGTGTGGAACGTGTTGATTCCTCAGGCTCCTGATACAGG AAGGTCCAAGGGATTTGCATTTGTTACCTTCACATGCAAGCAGGATGCTGAAAGT GCAATCCGTACAATaaatgggaaaaaatttggtAAAAGGCCCATCGCTGTTGATTGGGCTATCCCGAAGAAAATATACACCACTGGTGCTAATGCAGTTGATTCATATAAAGATG GACTACAAGATAGTGAAGAGGAGGATGATGAAACCAGTAGTGATGACATGGAAGATGGTGATGGTGATAGAAAATCCCAGCAACCTCAAACAGGGGATACTACTACAAAAGATTCTGCTGTTACTGAGAATGGTGTTCCGGTTGAAGTGGCTGATTTTGAGGAGGAATTTGACATTGCAAGGAAAGTTTTTAAGAGTTTGACCACATCCTCCGGAAAAGGAGACTTAGATTCTATTGGCGAAGATTCAGCTTTACCTCCAAGTAAAGATGTGGTAACTACTACAATTGAAAAGGCTGCAGCAGAGGTGAAACCTAAATGGTCTGGCAAGACTGAAATGACAGAGAAAGaaatgttggaagaagaaagcgATAGGCAGAGAAGTGTTTTCATAAACAATCTCCCATTTGATACTGTAAGTGAAGAGGTGAAGCAACGGTTCTCTAAATACGGGGAAGTGCAGTCATTTTGGCCTGTTCTTCACAAAGTCACCAG GCGGCCGACAGGGACTGGTTTTCTCAAGTTCAGTACACCAGCCCAGGCTGATGCTGCGGTTGCAGCAGCACAGACTACAGGTGACTCGGGGATTTTTCTGAAAGGCAGACAGCTAACTGTGTTTAAGGCCTTGGACAGGAAGTCAGCTAACGATAAGAAACTTGAAAAGGCAAAGACTGGGGATGTTGACCAACGCAACCTTTATCTTGCGAAG GAAGGCGTTATTCTCGATGGTTCACCTGCTGCTGAAGGTGTTTCAGCACATGATATGAATAAACGGCAAGC GTTGGAGAAGTCGAAGAATGTTAAGCTTCAATCTCCGAACTTTCATGTTTCAAAAACTAGACTCATCGTGTACAATGTGCCAAAGACAGTGTCTGAGAAGCAGCTTAAAAAGATTTTTATAGATGCAGTTCTTTCCAGAGCTAGCAAACAAACTCCCGTCGTTCAACAG GTAAAAATCATTAAGGATTCCAAGGATGCAAAAGTGCCCAAGAACCATTCACGTGGAGTAGCTTTCATTGAGTTCACGGAACATCAGCATGCACTTGTGGCCCTGAGAGTTCTTAATAATAATCCTG AAACTTTTGGCCCTGAGCATCGTCCCATTGTTCAGTTTTCCCTTGAAGATATCCGGACACTGAAACTACGTCAGAAGAAGTTAGAATATTGGCAGGCCCGTTCCGGCACAGAAGCCTTGCCACGACCTGCCACATCACAAAGGGCAGATACTCAAAATAACGACACAAACAAATTAGGAAAGCTCAAATCTCGAGGTGGTAACTTTTCATCCAAGGAAATGGGTGAAGATAAACAAGGGGACGGGGAAAATGTTGCACCTGATGGATCCAGCGATAGAGAAACTCCTGCAGGCAAAAAGTTCAAGGGTACCCCTGCAAGAGAAAGAAAGACCAAGTTTGCTGCAAAAGGTAAGGCGGAAGACTCAACAGAGAAACCCAAGAAGAATAAACCATCCAAGTTGGAGAATAAAGAAGCACCTGAATTGAAATCAAAGGAGAACGCCGAGACTGGTCAGAAAAAGAGGAAGTTTCCGGATGAAATGAATTTGATGCAACCAAGGGAAGGG